The Pantoea nemavictus genome includes a region encoding these proteins:
- a CDS encoding NCS1 family nucleobase:cation symporter-1 yields the protein MPNHSEVTSRVASEANAQYSPRLCNDDLAPTRDQNWSWYNIFSFWMSDVHSMGGYVVAASFFTLGLASWQVLLCLLVGICIVQLCANLVAKPSQMAGVPYAVISRQAFGVFGANIPAIIRGLIAFAWYGIQTYLAANALMLVLLKFFPTLSSMTQSSWLGLSLLGWCCFGVMWLLQAMVFWHGMNAIKRFIDVAGPAVYVVMVALAGWIVYKTGFDGISFTLASKQLSTGEQTWQMITATALVVSYFSGPLLNFGDFSRYGKSMGEIRRGNRWGLPFNFLLFSIVTVVIVSGTQSLFGRMITDPIETVSMVGNDVAVAIGLLTMIIATIGINIVANFVSPAFDFSNCSPQKISFRTGGMIAAVGSVLLTPWNLFQSPELIHYTLDVLGAFIGPLFGILIADFYLIKRSKVYVDDLFDDTPKGRYWYRGGFNPKAIAALLPSVAIGLVISFIPSLHAVANFSWFIGVALGAGCYRWLARADREASVAAYRTTVAVQKD from the coding sequence ATGCCAAATCATTCTGAAGTGACCTCGCGGGTGGCCTCTGAAGCCAACGCACAATACAGTCCGCGCCTGTGCAATGACGATCTGGCGCCAACGCGCGACCAGAACTGGTCGTGGTACAACATCTTTTCTTTCTGGATGTCGGATGTGCATAGCATGGGCGGCTATGTCGTTGCCGCCAGCTTCTTTACTTTAGGTCTGGCGAGCTGGCAGGTTCTGCTGTGTTTGTTAGTGGGCATCTGCATCGTGCAGCTGTGCGCTAATCTGGTGGCCAAACCGAGCCAGATGGCAGGCGTACCGTACGCGGTGATTTCGCGTCAGGCGTTTGGCGTGTTTGGTGCCAATATCCCGGCGATCATTCGCGGGCTGATCGCCTTTGCCTGGTACGGCATCCAGACATATCTGGCGGCCAACGCGTTAATGCTGGTGCTGCTGAAGTTCTTCCCGACGCTTAGCAGCATGACGCAGAGCAGCTGGCTCGGCTTATCGCTGCTGGGCTGGTGCTGTTTTGGTGTGATGTGGTTACTGCAGGCGATGGTGTTCTGGCATGGGATGAACGCGATTAAACGCTTTATCGATGTCGCGGGTCCAGCGGTATATGTGGTGATGGTGGCGCTGGCTGGCTGGATTGTATACAAAACCGGTTTCGACGGTATCTCCTTCACTCTGGCCAGCAAACAGCTAAGCACCGGCGAGCAAACCTGGCAGATGATCACCGCCACCGCGCTGGTGGTCTCTTACTTCTCGGGTCCGCTGCTCAACTTTGGTGACTTCTCACGTTACGGTAAAAGCATGGGCGAAATTCGTCGCGGCAACCGCTGGGGCTTACCGTTCAACTTCCTGCTGTTCTCGATTGTCACCGTGGTGATTGTTTCCGGTACTCAGTCGCTGTTCGGCAGAATGATCACCGATCCGATTGAGACCGTCAGCATGGTGGGTAACGACGTGGCGGTGGCAATTGGCCTGCTGACCATGATAATCGCCACCATCGGCATTAATATCGTGGCCAATTTTGTTTCGCCAGCGTTCGACTTCTCTAACTGCTCACCGCAGAAAATCAGCTTCCGTACCGGTGGCATGATTGCTGCGGTTGGCTCGGTATTGCTGACGCCGTGGAACCTGTTCCAGTCACCGGAGCTGATTCACTATACGCTGGATGTGCTGGGTGCGTTTATTGGGCCGCTGTTCGGTATTCTGATTGCTGATTTCTATTTGATTAAACGCAGCAAAGTCTACGTTGACGATCTGTTTGATGACACGCCGAAAGGACGTTACTGGTATCGCGGCGGCTTCAACCCAAAAGCGATTGCCGCGCTGCTGCCGTCAGTGGCGATTGGTCTGGTGATCAGTTTTATTCCCTCACTGCATGCAGTCGCGAACTTTAGCTGGTTTATCGGTGTGGCATTGGGCGCCGGTTGCTATCGCTGGCTGGCGCGTGCTGACCGTGAAGCGTCGGTCGCGGCGTATCGCACGACTGTGGCGGTGCAGAAGGATTAA
- a CDS encoding GntR family transcriptional regulator — protein MKSETGQKTAADLNDRDEPIYQALLTAIVEHQLPPGSKLPEEALSEVFGVSRTGIRKVLQRLAAVQMITLSPRRGAQVATPGVDEARDIFATRSLLECANLPAVMTHIQQPHLAALAALIEAEQQAHDQHDGAAAIRLSAAFHIQLQAISGNEVLTDMVTRLTQRSSLVIAAYGAPWQRGCRCDHHDRLVDLLRKKDLPALTAALQQHFEHIVASLHFERSGETLPDFSRLFAGNKGAAS, from the coding sequence ATGAAGAGTGAAACAGGCCAGAAAACGGCTGCCGATCTGAACGATCGCGATGAACCCATCTACCAGGCGCTTCTCACCGCCATTGTTGAGCATCAACTGCCGCCGGGCAGTAAATTGCCGGAAGAAGCGTTATCTGAGGTGTTTGGTGTCAGCCGCACCGGCATTCGTAAGGTGCTGCAACGCCTCGCCGCGGTGCAAATGATCACCTTGTCGCCCAGGCGTGGTGCACAAGTGGCCACGCCGGGTGTGGATGAAGCACGCGATATCTTTGCTACCCGCAGCTTATTAGAGTGCGCAAATTTGCCCGCGGTGATGACCCACATACAGCAACCGCACTTAGCCGCGCTGGCGGCTCTGATTGAAGCGGAGCAGCAGGCGCACGATCAGCATGATGGTGCCGCCGCGATTCGGCTGTCTGCCGCCTTTCATATTCAGCTGCAAGCGATATCGGGTAATGAAGTGCTCACCGATATGGTGACGCGTCTGACGCAGCGCTCGTCGCTGGTGATCGCCGCGTACGGTGCGCCGTGGCAGCGCGGCTGCCGTTGCGATCATCACGATCGGCTGGTGGATCTGCTGCGGAAAAAAGATCTACCGGCGTTAACTGCCGCACTGCAGCAACACTTCGAACACATTGTTGCCAGCCTGCACTTTGAGCGCAGCGGCGAAACCTTGCCTGATTTCTCCCGGTTATTTGCCGGTAACAAAGGAGCGGCATCATGA
- the hpxA gene encoding allantoin racemase, producing MSLIQVINPNTSLAMTETIGAAARAVAAPGTEILAVCPSHGVPSIEGHFDEAIAAIGVLEQVKRGKEQGVSGHIIACFGDPGLLAARELASGPVIGIAEAAMHTATLVATRFSIVTTLPRTLVIARHLLQQYGFTHHCAALHAIDLPVLALEDGSGVAQEKVRQRCIQAKREDGSGAIVLGCGGMATLAQDLTKELGLPVIDGVSAAVKMVESLVALGFGTSKHGDLDYPLEKPLSGAFQHLN from the coding sequence ATGAGCCTGATCCAGGTGATCAATCCCAACACCAGCCTGGCGATGACGGAAACCATTGGCGCCGCCGCGCGCGCGGTCGCCGCGCCGGGCACCGAAATTCTGGCGGTGTGCCCGAGCCACGGCGTGCCGTCGATTGAAGGGCATTTTGATGAAGCCATTGCGGCGATTGGCGTGCTGGAGCAGGTGAAGCGCGGCAAAGAGCAGGGCGTTAGCGGCCATATTATTGCCTGCTTTGGCGATCCGGGATTACTGGCGGCACGCGAACTGGCGAGCGGACCGGTGATCGGCATTGCGGAAGCAGCGATGCATACCGCCACGCTGGTGGCGACGCGTTTTTCGATCGTCACCACCTTACCGCGTACGCTGGTGATTGCTCGCCATCTGCTGCAGCAATACGGTTTTACCCACCATTGTGCTGCGTTGCACGCCATTGATCTGCCGGTGCTGGCGCTGGAGGACGGCAGCGGCGTGGCGCAGGAGAAGGTGCGTCAGCGCTGCATTCAGGCGAAACGCGAAGATGGCAGCGGTGCGATTGTGCTGGGCTGCGGCGGCATGGCCACGCTCGCCCAGGATCTCACCAAAGAGCTGGGACTACCGGTGATCGACGGCGTAAGCGCCGCGGTGAAAATGGTGGAGTCGCTGGTGGCGTTAGGCTTTGGCACCAGCAAGCATGGCGATCTCGATTATCCGCTCGAAAAACCGCTCAGCGGGGCATTTCAGCACCTAAACTAA
- the puuE gene encoding allantoinase PuuE, which yields MSDVSEKKEYSFNKNYPRDLIGYAGQPPHAQWPGKARVAVQFVLNYEEGAENNVLHGDAGSEQFLSDIIGAASYADRHMSMDSLYEYGSRAGFWRIHNEFQKRGLPLTVFGVAMALARHPDIVAAIKAADYDVVSHGWRWIHYQAMDAKTERQHMQQAVDVLTDLFGKAPTGWYTGRDSPNTRRLVVEQGGFSYDSDYYGDDLPFWTQVTCQDGTVKPHLIIPYTLECNDMRFASPQGFNTAEQFFTYLRDTFDVLYEEGETAPKMMSIGMHCRLLGRPGKFRGLQRFLDHIQQHQDVWVCTRQQIADHWIETHPAPDA from the coding sequence ATGAGTGATGTATCTGAAAAGAAAGAGTACAGCTTCAACAAGAACTATCCACGCGATCTGATCGGCTATGCTGGCCAGCCACCGCATGCGCAGTGGCCGGGTAAGGCGCGCGTGGCGGTGCAGTTCGTCCTGAATTACGAAGAGGGTGCCGAGAATAACGTGCTGCACGGCGATGCCGGTTCCGAACAGTTTCTTTCCGATATCATCGGTGCGGCCAGCTACGCCGATCGTCACATGTCGATGGATTCGCTGTATGAATACGGCTCGCGCGCCGGTTTCTGGCGCATCCACAACGAATTTCAAAAGCGCGGTTTGCCGCTCACGGTGTTTGGCGTAGCGATGGCGCTGGCGCGTCACCCGGATATCGTTGCAGCGATTAAAGCGGCGGATTACGACGTGGTCAGCCATGGCTGGCGCTGGATCCACTATCAGGCGATGGACGCCAAAACCGAGCGCCAGCATATGCAGCAGGCGGTCGACGTGTTAACCGATTTGTTCGGTAAAGCGCCGACCGGCTGGTACACCGGCCGCGACAGCCCCAACACGCGGCGTTTGGTGGTGGAGCAGGGCGGCTTCAGCTACGACAGCGATTACTACGGCGACGACCTGCCATTCTGGACGCAGGTCACCTGTCAGGACGGCACGGTAAAACCGCACCTGATCATTCCTTACACGCTGGAGTGCAACGACATGCGCTTCGCCTCGCCGCAGGGCTTCAACACTGCAGAGCAGTTCTTCACCTACCTGCGCGACACCTTTGATGTGCTGTACGAGGAGGGTGAAACCGCGCCGAAGATGATGTCGATTGGCATGCACTGTCGCCTGCTGGGGCGTCCGGGGAAATTCCGCGGACTGCAGCGCTTCCTCGATCATATTCAGCAGCATCAGGATGTGTGGGTGTGTACAAGGCAGCAAATCGCCGACCATTGGATAGAGACGCATCCCGCGCCGGATGCTTGA
- the hpxZ gene encoding oxalurate catabolism protein HpxZ — MTPEDIDRPVILAEVTAAFYRYEQALISNDVAVLDELFWHDPRTVRLGAGENLYGIDEIRAFRAARPSKGLDRTLRNTMITTFGDDYAVCSTEFTREGVEKIGRQQQTWVRMPDGWRIVAAQVSLMS; from the coding sequence ATGACACCTGAAGATATCGACCGCCCGGTGATACTCGCCGAAGTCACCGCCGCCTTTTACCGTTACGAGCAAGCGCTGATTAGCAATGACGTCGCGGTGCTGGATGAACTGTTCTGGCACGACCCACGCACCGTGCGCCTCGGCGCGGGCGAGAATCTGTATGGCATCGACGAGATCCGCGCGTTTCGCGCCGCGCGCCCGTCAAAAGGCCTGGATCGTACGCTGCGCAATACGATGATCACCACTTTTGGTGATGATTATGCGGTGTGCAGTACGGAGTTTACGCGCGAGGGCGTGGAGAAGATTGGGCGTCAACAACAGACGTGGGTCCGGATGCCGGACGGGTGGCGAATTGTTGCAGCACAGGTCAGCTTAATGAGCTGA
- a CDS encoding AtzE family amidohydrolase, protein MKLSSLSINALQQALRKGEISAREIAQTTLAAIEQHNPALNAWTEVTGQRMLREAEQIDQQRQRGDALPPLAGIPYAVKNLFDVAGHSTLAGASLFSDRAAARQDAWAVSKLRQSGALLSGMLNMDAFAYGFTTENTHYGATHNPRDLTRVAGGSSGGSAAAVAAGLVHFSLGTDTNGSIRVPASLCGIFGLKPTFGRLSRSGSHPFVASLDHIGPFARSVEDLGLVYDTLQGADASDAFQAAQPVAPVSDVLRHGAEGVRSAVLGGFFSTWCSDEARAAVAVVAKALNALDEVTLPNAEIARSAAFIMTAAEGGNHYLPALRTQPEQFEPNSRERLLAGAMLPSAWYVQAQRFRRHFQQQVLPLFEQFDVLIAPATPCTATTIGQETIHINGQDLPTRASMGMLTQPISFLGLPVCTVPLHTASGLPIGLQLIAAPFKEHLALRAAWALQQQGLTLPQTTLMDA, encoded by the coding sequence ATGAAACTGTCGTCACTCTCGATTAACGCCCTACAGCAGGCGCTGCGCAAGGGCGAAATCAGCGCCCGCGAGATCGCGCAAACAACGCTAGCGGCGATTGAGCAACATAATCCGGCGCTCAATGCCTGGACCGAAGTGACTGGCCAGCGCATGTTACGTGAGGCCGAGCAAATTGATCAGCAACGCCAGCGCGGCGACGCATTACCGCCGTTGGCCGGCATCCCCTACGCGGTGAAAAACCTGTTTGATGTCGCCGGACACAGCACCTTAGCCGGTGCCAGCCTGTTCAGCGATCGCGCGGCGGCGCGTCAGGATGCCTGGGCGGTAAGCAAACTGCGCCAGTCCGGCGCGCTGCTCTCCGGCATGCTGAATATGGACGCCTTTGCCTACGGCTTTACCACCGAAAATACCCATTACGGCGCTACACACAATCCACGCGATTTAACCCGCGTAGCGGGCGGCTCATCCGGCGGTTCAGCGGCAGCGGTGGCGGCGGGTTTGGTGCATTTTTCACTCGGCACCGACACCAACGGTTCGATCCGCGTGCCCGCTTCGCTGTGCGGTATCTTCGGTTTAAAACCGACCTTTGGTCGCTTGTCGCGTAGCGGCAGCCATCCGTTTGTCGCCAGCCTCGATCACATCGGCCCGTTTGCCCGTTCGGTGGAAGATTTAGGTCTGGTGTATGACACTCTGCAAGGCGCGGATGCCAGCGATGCCTTCCAGGCCGCCCAGCCGGTTGCGCCGGTCAGCGATGTACTGCGCCACGGCGCAGAAGGCGTGCGCAGCGCAGTACTCGGTGGTTTCTTCTCAACCTGGTGCAGCGATGAAGCGCGCGCTGCCGTCGCGGTTGTGGCTAAGGCGCTGAATGCGTTAGACGAAGTGACTCTACCGAATGCTGAAATCGCGCGTTCGGCGGCCTTTATCATGACCGCTGCGGAAGGCGGCAATCACTACTTGCCAGCGCTGCGCACCCAACCGGAGCAGTTCGAGCCTAATTCGCGTGAACGCTTGTTGGCTGGCGCAATGCTGCCCTCGGCGTGGTATGTACAGGCACAGCGTTTCCGCCGTCACTTCCAGCAGCAGGTGCTACCGCTGTTTGAGCAGTTCGATGTGCTGATCGCTCCTGCCACGCCGTGCACCGCCACCACCATCGGTCAGGAAACCATTCACATCAACGGCCAGGATTTGCCGACGCGTGCCAGCATGGGCATGCTCACCCAGCCGATCTCCTTCCTCGGCTTACCGGTGTGCACCGTACCGCTGCACACCGCCAGCGGCTTGCCAATTGGTTTGCAATTGATCGCCGCACCGTTTAAAGAACATCTGGCACTGCGCGCCGCCTGGGCGCTGCAACAGCAGGGGCTGACGCTGCCACAAACCACCTTAATGGACGCCTGA
- the hpxX gene encoding oxalurate catabolism protein HpxX, whose translation MSKQPDWATYIAQMEQILALELDDARRAELLTQFNRIAAMAEPLMALPLDDRLEVAGVYHP comes from the coding sequence ATGAGCAAACAACCGGATTGGGCCACCTATATCGCCCAAATGGAGCAGATACTGGCACTGGAGCTGGACGACGCGCGCCGTGCCGAGCTGCTGACACAGTTCAACCGCATCGCCGCGATGGCCGAGCCGCTGATGGCGCTGCCGCTCGACGATCGGCTGGAAGTGGCAGGAGTGTACCATCCATGA
- a CDS encoding gamma-glutamyltransferase family protein → MIQSNMAPLGMAVTPHHLASESALAVLREGGSAIEAMVAAAATIAVVYPHMNGLGGDGFWLIVPPNGDPIAIDASGAAGTLAHLDFYHGETHIPHRGPKAALTVAGTVSGWQEALTLAQELGAAPMPLTRLLRDAIRYAADGIPVTASQAAATAAKQHELQHQPGFAATYLPDGSVPAAGSRFTQPALANTLSMLCDHGLESFYRGELAHHLAREMTALGMPITLEDLQTHHARRCTPLHLAHSEGDIWNMTPPTQGLVSLAILGITDRLDMAGADEAQTVHRIVEATKKAFALRDQHITDPRHIDVDIQSLLDDAHLSTLAAQVDEQQAAPWGTGRGPGDTVWMGVMDSSGLAVSFIQSIYHEFGSGVVLPGTGITWQNRGAAFSLQPDHLLALQPGKQPFHTLNPAAARLKDGRTMVYGSMGGDGQPQTQAAIFTRHVIQGHPLQQAVSAPRWLLGRTWGQSSDSLKLEARIAPETLQQLRALGHEVELLPDFSEVVGHAGAIVRHNNGMLEGAFDPRSNGSAAGF, encoded by the coding sequence ATGATACAGAGCAACATGGCGCCGTTAGGCATGGCCGTTACGCCGCATCATCTCGCCAGCGAAAGCGCATTAGCGGTGCTGCGTGAAGGCGGCAGCGCAATTGAGGCGATGGTCGCCGCGGCTGCCACCATCGCCGTGGTTTATCCCCACATGAATGGCTTAGGCGGCGACGGCTTCTGGCTGATCGTGCCGCCGAATGGCGATCCGATCGCCATTGACGCCAGCGGCGCAGCGGGAACGCTGGCGCACCTCGATTTCTATCACGGTGAAACCCATATTCCGCATCGCGGCCCGAAAGCCGCATTAACCGTCGCCGGCACCGTCAGCGGCTGGCAGGAGGCATTAACGCTGGCGCAGGAACTGGGTGCTGCGCCGATGCCATTAACGCGCCTGCTGCGCGATGCGATTCGCTATGCTGCCGACGGGATTCCAGTCACCGCTTCGCAAGCCGCTGCCACCGCCGCCAAGCAGCATGAACTGCAGCATCAGCCCGGTTTTGCCGCCACTTACTTACCGGACGGCAGCGTGCCCGCCGCAGGCAGCCGCTTCACCCAACCGGCGCTGGCCAATACGCTGAGCATGCTGTGCGATCACGGGCTGGAGAGTTTTTATCGCGGTGAACTGGCACATCATCTGGCGCGCGAAATGACCGCGCTCGGTATGCCGATCACGCTGGAAGATTTGCAGACGCACCACGCCCGCCGCTGCACGCCGCTGCATCTGGCGCACAGCGAAGGCGATATCTGGAATATGACGCCGCCGACCCAGGGTTTGGTGTCGCTGGCAATCCTCGGCATCACCGATCGGCTGGATATGGCGGGCGCCGATGAGGCGCAAACCGTGCACCGCATCGTCGAAGCCACCAAAAAAGCCTTTGCGCTGCGCGACCAGCACATTACCGATCCGCGCCATATCGACGTTGATATACAAAGCCTGCTGGATGATGCGCATCTCAGCACGCTGGCGGCGCAGGTGGATGAGCAGCAAGCTGCGCCGTGGGGCACCGGGCGCGGACCCGGCGACACGGTGTGGATGGGCGTGATGGACAGCAGCGGGCTGGCGGTTTCCTTTATCCAGAGCATCTACCACGAATTTGGCAGCGGTGTGGTGCTGCCCGGCACCGGCATCACCTGGCAAAACCGTGGCGCTGCGTTCAGCCTGCAGCCCGATCATCTGCTGGCGCTGCAGCCGGGCAAACAGCCGTTCCACACGCTAAATCCTGCCGCCGCGCGTCTTAAAGATGGCCGCACCATGGTGTATGGATCGATGGGCGGCGACGGCCAGCCACAAACCCAGGCGGCGATTTTCACCCGCCATGTGATTCAGGGGCATCCTCTGCAACAGGCGGTGAGTGCGCCGCGCTGGCTGCTGGGGCGCACGTGGGGACAATCATCGGATTCACTCAAGCTGGAAGCTCGCATCGCGCCGGAAACGCTGCAGCAGCTGCGCGCGCTCGGCCATGAGGTGGAACTGCTGCCTGATTTCAGTGAAGTGGTCGGCCATGCGGGTGCGATCGTGCGACACAACAACGGCATGCTGGAAGGCGCGTTTGATCCGCGCAGCAACGGCAGCGCCGCCGGTTTCTAA
- the hpxU gene encoding MurR/RpiR family transcriptional regulator HpxU, whose amino-acid sequence MKQLDERLRSHYPQLSPQEQRIADFVFDHFDDLISYNSAELARLSGVSKATVSRLFKRLGYEKYKDMRDELRILRQSGMPLTDNRDAVQGNTLLSRHYKQEMANLTQWVNSIDPQQFGEVIAALGVAKRVFIIGMRNAYPVALHLRQQLMQARPQVHVLPQPGQTLGEELVDITPEDIVVVMAFRRRPRIIRPLMQQLQQSHIPVLALCEPQAQGIITLASWQLCAPLDSVSAFDSYASAMSLINLLANALLHEMLSQGRQRIHQIADLYQHLDELEHR is encoded by the coding sequence ATGAAACAACTTGATGAACGCCTTCGTAGTCACTACCCGCAATTGTCGCCGCAGGAGCAGCGCATTGCCGACTTCGTGTTTGACCATTTTGATGATCTGATCAGCTATAACAGCGCCGAACTGGCGCGACTGAGCGGGGTGTCAAAGGCCACGGTGAGCCGTTTGTTCAAGCGTCTCGGTTACGAGAAATACAAGGACATGCGCGATGAGCTGCGCATCCTGCGCCAGAGCGGTATGCCGCTCACCGACAACCGCGATGCGGTGCAGGGCAACACCTTGCTGTCGCGCCACTATAAACAAGAGATGGCCAACCTGACGCAGTGGGTCAACAGCATCGATCCGCAGCAGTTCGGTGAGGTGATTGCGGCGCTGGGCGTGGCTAAACGGGTGTTTATCATCGGCATGCGTAACGCCTATCCGGTGGCGCTGCACCTGCGTCAGCAGCTGATGCAGGCGCGTCCGCAGGTGCACGTCCTGCCGCAGCCGGGCCAGACGCTGGGCGAGGAGCTGGTGGATATAACGCCGGAGGATATCGTAGTGGTGATGGCGTTTCGTCGCCGTCCACGCATCATTCGTCCGCTGATGCAGCAGCTGCAGCAGAGCCACATTCCGGTGCTGGCGCTGTGTGAGCCGCAGGCGCAGGGCATCATTACGCTGGCGAGCTGGCAGCTGTGCGCACCGCTCGACAGCGTTTCCGCCTTTGACAGTTACGCCTCCGCCATGAGCCTGATTAATCTGCTGGCCAACGCCTTGCTGCATGAAATGTTGTCGCAGGGGCGTCAGCGCATCCACCAAATCGCCGATCTTTATCAGCATCTCGACGAGCTGGAACACCGTTAA
- a CDS encoding transporter substrate-binding domain-containing protein, which yields MKKVLLAVAGTALLMAQVGSAMADQLQDIQKRGVIRVAVPQDFPPFGSVGTDLQPQGYDIDMAKYLAKQMKLKLQLVPVSSANRVPYLQTDKVDLVISSMGKNAEREKVIDFTRAYAPFFLGVFGPKGDTLKDAAALSGKSIGVTRGAVEDMVLSDIAPKEAQVKRYEDNNTTLSAYLSGQVQYVATGNLVVAAIARQNAEKAPVAQFMLKDSPCYIGLKKDEPALKEKVNALIEQGIKDGTLNKLSEEWLKAPLPANLGA from the coding sequence ATGAAAAAAGTATTATTGGCGGTAGCGGGCACGGCTTTGCTGATGGCGCAGGTCGGTAGCGCGATGGCCGATCAGTTGCAGGATATCCAGAAGCGCGGCGTGATTCGCGTAGCGGTACCGCAGGATTTCCCGCCGTTCGGCTCGGTGGGCACCGATTTGCAGCCGCAGGGCTACGATATCGACATGGCGAAGTACCTTGCCAAACAGATGAAACTGAAGTTGCAGCTGGTGCCGGTTTCCAGTGCCAACCGCGTACCGTATCTGCAAACCGATAAAGTCGATCTGGTGATCTCCAGTATGGGCAAAAACGCCGAGCGCGAAAAAGTGATCGATTTCACCCGCGCCTACGCGCCGTTCTTCCTTGGCGTGTTTGGTCCGAAAGGCGACACGCTGAAAGATGCGGCGGCGCTAAGCGGCAAATCCATCGGCGTAACGCGCGGTGCGGTAGAAGACATGGTATTGAGCGATATCGCGCCGAAAGAGGCGCAGGTGAAACGTTATGAAGATAACAACACCACGCTGTCAGCTTATCTCTCTGGCCAGGTGCAGTATGTCGCCACCGGTAACCTGGTGGTAGCCGCGATTGCGCGCCAGAACGCTGAAAAAGCGCCGGTTGCTCAGTTCATGTTGAAAGATTCACCGTGCTACATCGGCCTGAAAAAAGATGAGCCGGCGCTAAAAGAGAAAGTGAATGCGCTGATTGAGCAGGGCATCAAAGACGGCACGCTGAACAAGCTGTCGGAAGAGTGGCTGAAAGCGCCGCTGCCAGCCAACCTCGGCGCATAA
- a CDS encoding amino acid ABC transporter permease — MGQLNFADLWPHWPELLAGLWVTVQITVLATVGGVSLGILGAALRSGKPSWASRLWGVYVELIRNTPFVVQLFFIVFGLPNLGMKLTAGEAALLAMLINLGAYSTEIIRAGIQVTPRGQWEAGRVLGLTRTQTFIRVVLPPSLQRIYPALVSQCIIVMLGSSVVSQVSYEELTFAANLIQSRTFLSFEVYFVTTLIYLALSIAMRQLLLALGRKWLGAQPA; from the coding sequence ATGGGGCAACTTAACTTTGCCGATCTCTGGCCACATTGGCCAGAGCTGCTGGCCGGGCTGTGGGTCACCGTTCAGATCACCGTGCTCGCCACCGTGGGCGGCGTTAGCCTCGGCATTCTCGGCGCGGCGTTGCGCAGCGGTAAACCGAGCTGGGCGAGCCGCCTCTGGGGCGTGTACGTTGAACTGATTCGTAATACGCCGTTTGTGGTGCAGCTGTTTTTTATCGTCTTTGGTTTGCCCAATCTTGGTATGAAACTGACGGCGGGCGAAGCCGCACTGCTGGCGATGTTGATTAACCTCGGTGCCTACAGCACCGAAATTATTCGCGCCGGGATTCAGGTGACGCCGCGCGGGCAATGGGAAGCGGGGCGCGTGCTGGGCTTAACCCGTACGCAAACCTTTATCCGCGTGGTATTACCGCCGTCGCTGCAGCGCATTTATCCGGCGCTGGTGAGCCAGTGCATCATTGTTATGCTCGGATCATCGGTGGTATCGCAGGTGTCGTATGAAGAGTTGACCTTCGCCGCCAACCTGATTCAGTCGCGCACCTTTTTGAGTTTTGAAGTCTATTTCGTGACCACGCTGATCTATCTGGCGTTGTCGATTGCCATGCGCCAACTGCTGCTGGCGCTGGGACGTAAATGGTTAGGAGCGCAGCCGGCATGA
- a CDS encoding amino acid ABC transporter permease, with protein MTTFTDWDILRNLLLAARWTILLSLVAFFGGTLVTLPLLFMRLLKRKWPMRLVRAYTELFQGTPLLMQLFLAFFGVGLFGIDVAPWTAASLALTLYTSAFLVDIWYGSIRALPKGQWEASRCLGLTFGQTLFRVVAPQAIRIAIAPTVGFAVQVIKGTALASIIGFVELTKAGTILNNVTYEPFKVFGLVALGYFLMCYPLSRYSQYLEKKFNAAHHH; from the coding sequence ATGACGACTTTTACCGACTGGGACATCCTGCGTAACCTGCTGCTGGCGGCGCGCTGGACAATTTTACTCTCGCTGGTGGCGTTTTTCGGCGGCACGCTGGTGACCTTGCCGCTGCTGTTTATGCGCTTGCTGAAACGCAAATGGCCAATGCGCCTGGTGCGCGCTTACACCGAGCTGTTTCAGGGCACGCCGCTGCTGATGCAGCTGTTCCTCGCCTTCTTCGGCGTGGGCCTGTTCGGCATCGACGTGGCGCCCTGGACCGCCGCCTCGCTGGCATTAACGCTCTACACCAGCGCGTTTCTGGTGGATATCTGGTACGGCAGCATTCGCGCCTTGCCAAAAGGGCAATGGGAAGCGTCGCGCTGCCTCGGCCTGACCTTCGGTCAAACGCTGTTTCGCGTGGTGGCGCCGCAGGCGATTCGTATCGCCATCGCGCCCACGGTCGGTTTTGCCGTACAGGTGATTAAAGGCACCGCGCTGGCGTCGATTATCGGTTTTGTCGAGCTGACCAAAGCCGGCACCATTTTGAATAATGTGACGTATGAGCCCTTCAAGGTGTTTGGCCTGGTGGCGCTCGGTTACTTCCTGATGTGTTATCCGCTGTCGCGTTACAGCCAGTACCTGGAGAAAAAATTCAATGCCGCTCATCACCATTAA